Part of the Planctomycetota bacterium genome is shown below.
CGACCCACGCAACCCGCGTCGGTGCTTGTTATGCTCAAATCCTTCGCCAACATATTTCGTGTCCCGGAGTTGCGGAACAAGGTGCTATTCACCCTGTTCATGCTGATGATCTACCGGGTTGGCTATCACATCCCGCTGCCCGGCATTGACCAGGATGCGTTCAGCGCTCTCGAGCAGGGCGATGCCGCCTCCCGACTCGCGGCGTATGTGTCGCTGTTTTCCGGAGGCGATCTGAGCCAGTCGACGATCTTCGGTTTGGGCGTGATGCCGTACATCTCGGCGTCGATTATCTTCCAGTTGCTCGGCACCACGATCCCGGCGCTGGAGAAGCTCAAGAAGGAAGGCCAGACCGGCCAGCGAAAGATTCAGGAATGGACGCGTTATGCGACGGTGCCGATCGCGGCGCTGCAGTCGATCTTCTTGCTGTCGTACATGACCAATCAGGGGTTGGTTCAGACCGCGCTGGAAGGCACCATGACCTTCTGGATCCTTGGCACGCTCGCGCTCACCACCGGATGTATCTTCCTGATGTGGCTCGGTGAACAGGTCGACGAGTACGGGCTTGGCAACGGTGTTTCGCTGATCATCCTCGCGGGCATCGTCGCCCGCATGCCTGCGGCGATCGGGCAGTTGATCACCGGGTTCGATGCCGATGCGTCGGGCACGGGTATTGGCGTTGGTCAGATCATCTTCCTGATCGCGTCGTTCATCTTCGTGGTCATGGGCTCGATCCTGATCACGCAGGCCCAGCGACGTATTCCGATTCAACAGGCCAAGCACACCCGCGGTCGCAAGGTCTACGGAGGCCAGAAGCAGTTCCTTCCGCTGCGGGTCAACCATGGTGGCGTCATGCCGATCATCTTCGCGCAGTCGCTCATGCTCTTCCCGGGCATGCTCCTGGGCTACCTCGACGGTATCGGACAAGCCAACAACTGGGACGGCTTCTTCGGCAACACCTTTGCCTGGCTCAACATCCAGTTCGCGCAGACCGGCTTCATCTACATCATCACCGAGGTCATCCTGATCTACTTCTTCGCGTACTTCTGGACCACCGTCCAGTTCCAACCGAAGGAGATGGCCAACCAGTTGCGTGACTACGGCTCGTTCATTCCCGGGCTGCGTCCGGGCAAGCGGACGGCCGACTACCTCGAGCGTGTGATGATGCGGATCACGTTCGTCGGTGCGGCGTTCCTTTCGATCATCGCGATCATCCCCATGGTCGTCGCGGCGTACATGGGCATTCCGTGGGAGGTTTCGGCCTTCCTCGGTGGTACCGGCTTGCTGATCGTCGTCTCGGTCGCGCTGGACATGGTCCAGCGGATCGAAGCGAACCTGGTCATGCGGAACTACTCCGGCTTCCTCGCCGACTCCCCCGGCGCCAAGGGCAAGCGGATCAAGGGACGCAATCACTAGTGAAGCGCATGCGGGAAAGAAAAAGGGGAAAGAAAAAGGGGTCAGGGTCCTTTTTCGCCGCATGCGTACTCGACCCATCAAGCCGTACCGCTC
Proteins encoded:
- the secY gene encoding preprotein translocase subunit SecY, whose translation is MLKSFANIFRVPELRNKVLFTLFMLMIYRVGYHIPLPGIDQDAFSALEQGDAASRLAAYVSLFSGGDLSQSTIFGLGVMPYISASIIFQLLGTTIPALEKLKKEGQTGQRKIQEWTRYATVPIAALQSIFLLSYMTNQGLVQTALEGTMTFWILGTLALTTGCIFLMWLGEQVDEYGLGNGVSLIILAGIVARMPAAIGQLITGFDADASGTGIGVGQIIFLIASFIFVVMGSILITQAQRRIPIQQAKHTRGRKVYGGQKQFLPLRVNHGGVMPIIFAQSLMLFPGMLLGYLDGIGQANNWDGFFGNTFAWLNIQFAQTGFIYIITEVILIYFFAYFWTTVQFQPKEMANQLRDYGSFIPGLRPGKRTADYLERVMMRITFVGAAFLSIIAIIPMVVAAYMGIPWEVSAFLGGTGLLIVVSVALDMVQRIEANLVMRNYSGFLADSPGAKGKRIKGRNH